One segment of Drosophila ananassae strain 14024-0371.13 chromosome 3R, ASM1763931v2, whole genome shotgun sequence DNA contains the following:
- the LOC6498645 gene encoding tubulin polyglutamylase TTLL4 isoform X1, whose protein sequence is MRNNSGYNLASSNVNNNNNHNHNYNNSSSNTAAKNSARYCNVDNTFYYYNYNDYDCNLPGIPSTWSRQNQNQNLNHNQNQNLSHPSKRIPTKSAARLQYQQPVAANSAPDSSLFADAFGQPCLGNQRIAGNKSCEYVYQPVRHIEDQYPSNPSKRELKYRQQQQQQQQQYQQQQQHPSHQQMLLQPSLVYLDTDVKKRKPLRAGRVTEYLDNGPDRYRGRNSPTPEQTWDAILSERAVQYPTTNQHYQHYFSYFYNRGAEKLPKPSFAVVNSRKLPMSKIQKSDASRRDSRDFGDTITIFGRSEAADDRNWQKSEKNVLKEKLPSNDLKQGYIDNGWGESVVGNGNSMRLKAGEDLRDINDAYDVPDLVDNQFEQVHRRYCKLSENAALDAGDTIVNNNNNELKLVRKTVEQPMPRLPMTPKRVKGGTVSAKKPQPTVHRVLLYSTQSPRMGRKQQNQRSLSQKSRSMGGGGGGDEGQTVILLEPEAKPEDRRTPIDFDNNEDYDDDDDLDNLSNFDESDTASILSDTEDGYRAYAYKLTHSVDRFASSQSTPSFLSSQTSDEDLKNPDSLLVPSLFPYVPPYLSFSSNTKKGPKVPPELHRVLKWRVTNIMPKVVRLILANSGMRMLKKTNDWMGVWGKHLKSPCFKTIRSYQKINHLPGSFRIGRKDSCWKNLQRQMIKHSNKEFGFMPRTYIIPNDLAALRRHWPRYAQRNTKWIIKPPASARGAGIRVINRWGQIPKRRPLIVQKYIERPLLINGSKFDLRLYVLVTSVNPLRVFMYHNGLARFASVKYSAKSDTLNDRCMHLTNYSINKFSSNYSKNEDVNACHGHKWTIKSLWTYLANRGVRTDCLWEALRALVLRTILSGENGINSMIRANVESKYSCFELFGFDVILDSDLVPWLLEVNISPSLHSELPLDAHVKAPLVQGVLNTALYNVPPKLSMDKQRELAAEFSFPPGTQMCYDKRLYINYLSREEKVKHNTFTRKTMEDRNEYVDAILSNLTPDDVRCLIIAEDELARCAPLERIFPTDQTYKYLKYNDSPRYYNRLLDAWESRYANNRTEGIALLRDLCQNKYHLQVPSPPAKKELNVEENIETKTTPTITAVNQTDANS, encoded by the exons ATGCGTAACAACAGTGGCTACAACCTAGCCAGCAGTAAtgtgaacaacaacaacaaccataaCCACAATTataacaacagcagcagcaacaccgcCGCCAAAAATAGTGCCCGCTACTGCAATGTGGACAAtacgttttattattataattataatgatTATGACTGCAACTTGCCAGGCATCCCATCCACGTGGAGTCGCCAAAATCAAAATCAGAATTTAAATCACAACCAGAATCAAAATCTCAGCCATCCGTCGAAGCGAATACCCACCAAGTCAGCGGCAAGATTGCAATATCAGCAGCCAGTAGCAGCTAATTCGGCACCGGACTCCTCACTTTTTGCGGATGCATTTGGCCAGCCGTGTTTGGGGAATCAGCGTATAGCTGGGAACAAGAGCTGCGAGTATGTCTATCAGCCGGTGCGTCATATCGAGGATCAATATCCCAGTAATCCCTCCAAGAGAGAGTTAAAATatcggcagcagcagcaacagcagcagcagcagtaccaacaacagcagcagcatccgTCTCATCAACAAATGCTACTACAGCCATCACTCGTTTATCTCGATACGGATGTAAAAAAGCGAAAACCTTTGAGGGCCGGCCGCGTCACCGAATATTTGGACAATGGTCCGGATCGGTATCGTGGCCGTAATTCTCCCACACCGGAGCAGACATGGGATGCTATACt CTCGGAGCGGGCAGTCCAGTATCCCACAACCAATCAGCACTATCAGCATtatttttcgtatttttaCAATCGTGGCGCTGAGAAGTTGCCGAAGCCGTCGTTCGCCGTTGTCAACAGCCGCAAACTGCCAATGAGTAAAATTCAAAAGTCGGATGCCAGTCGACGGGATTCGAGGGACTTTGGTGACACCATCACCATCTTTGGCCGATCGGAAGCTGCGGACGATCGCAACTGGCAGAAGTCGGAGAAGAATGTGCTGAAGGAGAAGCTGCCGAGCAATGATCTGAAACAGGGCTATATCGACAATGGATGGGGCGAGTCGGTTGTCGGTAATGGCAACTCGATGCGGCTGAAGGCTGGAGAGGATTTAAGGGATATTAACGATGCCTACGATGTCCCTGATCTAGTTGATAACCAATTCGAGCAAGTCCATCGTCGGTATTGCAAACTTTCCGAGAATGCCGCCCTCGACGCGGGCGACACCATcgtcaacaacaacaataatgaaTTGAAACTTGTCCGGAAAACGGTTGAGCAGCCAATGCCCCGCCTGCCTATGACACCGAAACGGGTCAAAGGTGGCACTGTATCCGCCAAGAAGCCACAGCCCACGGTGCACAGGGTACTACTCTACAGCACCCAAAGTCCCAGGATGGGGCGGAAGCAGCAGAACCAACGGAGTCTTAGCCAGAAATCGAGGTCAatgggcggcggcggcggcggagaCGAGGGCCAGACGGTGATTCTGCTGGAACCGGAAGCCAAGCCCGAGGACCGTCGCACTCCTATCGACTTTGACAACAACGAAGACTatgacgatgacgacgacCTCGACAATC TTTCGAATTTCGATGAAAGCGATACGGCAAGTATCTTGTCGGACACCGAAGACGGCTACCGTGCCTATGCCTACAAGCTAACCCACTCCGTGGATCGCTTTGCTTCGTCCCAAAGCACTCCGAGCTTCCTGTCTTCCCAGACCTCTGATGAAGATCTCAAGAACCCAGACTCCCTGCTGGTGCCCAGCCTGTTTCCCTACGTTCCCCCGTATCTCTCATTCTCGTCGAACACCAAAAAGGGCCCCAAGGTACCGCCAGAACTGCATCGAGTGCTCAAGTGGCGTGTCACGAACATAATGCCAAAGGTGGTTCGTCTTATTTTGGCGAACAGCGGGATGCGGATGTTAAAGA AAACCAACGACTGGATGGGTGTGTGGGGCAAGCATTTAAAGTCGCCGTGCTTCAAGACCATTCGGTCGTATCAGAAAATCAATCACTTGCCGGGCTCCTTTCGCATCGGCCGCAAGGACTCGTGTTGGAAGAACCTCCAAAGGCAGATGATCAAGCACAGCAACAAGGAGTTTGGATTTATGCCACGCACTTACATTATTCCCAATGATTTGGCGGCGTTGCGTCGTCACTGGCCGCGCTATGCCCAGCGGAATACGAAATGGATTATTAAGCCGCCGGCTAGTGCTCGAGGGGCTGGAATTAGGGTAATAAATCGATGGGGACAGATACCCAAGCGCAGGCCACTTATTGTCCAAAA GTACATTGAACGTCCTCTTCTGATAAATGGTAGTAAGTTCGACTTGCGCCTTTATGTGCTGGTAACATCCGTGAATCCACTTCGAGTGTTTATGTACCATAACGGACTGGCAAGATTTGCTTCAG TTAAGTATAGTGCCAAGTCGGACACCCTGAACGATCGCTGCATGCATTTAACCAACTACAGCATCAACAAATTCTCTTCCAACTACTCGAAGAACGAGGATGTGAATGCTTGCCACGGTCACAAGTGGACCATCAAGTCGCTGTGGACTTATTTGGCCAATCGAGGAGTACGCACCGACTGCCTTTGGGAAGCCCTACGTGCTCTAGTCCTCCGAACGATCCTTTCCGGCGAGAATGGAATTAATAGCATGATCAGAGCTAACGTTGAGTCCAAATACAGTTGCTTCGAGCTTTTTGGCTTCGATGTTATTCTGGATTCTGATTTAGTTCCTTGGCTATTGGAAGTGAACATATCCCCGAGCTTGCACTCTGAACTGCCATTAGATGCTCATGTGAAGGCGCCTTTGGTGCAGGGTGTTCTAAACACGGCATTGTATAAT GTTCCTCCCAAGCTGTCGATGGATAAGCAAAGGGAACTGGCTGCCGAATTTTCGTTTCCCCCTGGAACTCAAATGTGTTATGACAAACGGCTGTACATAAATTATCTATCCCGCGAGGAGAAAGTGAAGCACAACACCTTCACAAGGAAGACCATGGAAGATCGGAATGAG TATGTCGATGCCATCTTGTCGAATCTGACTCCTGATGATGTTCGCTGTCTCATTATCGCCGAGGATGAGCTGGCGCGTTGTGCTCCCCTGGAACGCATTTTCCCAACCGATCAAACGTACAAGTACCTTAAATATAACGATAGTCCGCGGTATTATAACCGTCTGTTGGATGCATGGGAGTCCCGGTATGCCAACAATCGTACGGAGGGCATTGCGCTGCTGCGAGACCTCtgccaaaataaatatcatCTTCAGGTGCCGTCACCGCCGGCCAAAAAG
- the LOC6498645 gene encoding tubulin polyglutamylase TTLL4 isoform X3, producing MRNNSGYNLASSNVNNNNNHNHNYNNSSSNTAAKNSARYCNVDNTFYYYNYNDYDCNLPGIPSTWSRQNQNQNLNHNQNQNLSHPSKRIPTKSAARLQYQQPVAANSAPDSSLFADAFGQPCLGNQRIAGNKSCEYVYQPVRHIEDQYPSNPSKRELKYRQQQQQQQQQYQQQQQHPSHQQMLLQPSLVYLDTDVKKRKPLRAGRVTEYLDNGPDRYRGRNSPTPEQTWDAILSERAVQYPTTNQHYQHYFSYFYNRGAEKLPKPSFAVVNSRKLPMSKIQKSDASRRDSRDFGDTITIFGRSEAADDRNWQKSEKNVLKEKLPSNDLKQGYIDNGWGESVVGNGNSMRLKAGEDLRDINDAYDVPDLVDNQFEQVHRRYCKLSENAALDAGDTIVNNNNNELKLVRKTVEQPMPRLPMTPKRVKGGTVSAKKPQPTVHRVLLYSTQSPRMGRKQQNQRSLSQKSRSMGGGGGGDEGQTVILLEPEAKPEDRRTPIDFDNNEDYDDDDDLDNLSNFDESDTASILSDTEDGYRAYAYKLTHSVDRFASSQSTPSFLSSQTSDEDLKNPDSLLVPSLFPYVPPYLSFSSNTKKGPKVPPELHRVLKWRVTNIMPKVVRLILANSGMRMLKKTNDWMGVWGKHLKSPCFKTIRSYQKINHLPGSFRIGRKDSCWKNLQRQMIKHSNKEFGFMPRTYIIPNDLAALRRHWPRYAQRNTKWIIKPPASARGAGIRVINRWGQIPKRRPLIVQKYIERPLLINGSKFDLRLYVLVTSVNPLRVFMYHNGLARFASVKYSAKSDTLNDRCMHLTNYSINKFSSNYSKNEDVNACHGHKWTIKSLWTYLANRGVRTDCLWEALRALVLRTILSGENGINSMIRANVESKYSCFELFGFDVILDSDLVPWLLEVNISPSLHSELPLDAHVKAPLVQGVLNTALYNVPPKLSMDKQRELAAEFSFPPGTQMCYDKRLYINYLSREEKVKHNTFTRKTMEDRNEYVDAILSNLTPDDVRCLIIAEDELARCAPLERIFPTDQTYKYLKYNDSPRYYNRLLDAWESRYANNRTEGIALLRDLCQNKYHLQVPSPPAKKNLTFCS from the exons ATGCGTAACAACAGTGGCTACAACCTAGCCAGCAGTAAtgtgaacaacaacaacaaccataaCCACAATTataacaacagcagcagcaacaccgcCGCCAAAAATAGTGCCCGCTACTGCAATGTGGACAAtacgttttattattataattataatgatTATGACTGCAACTTGCCAGGCATCCCATCCACGTGGAGTCGCCAAAATCAAAATCAGAATTTAAATCACAACCAGAATCAAAATCTCAGCCATCCGTCGAAGCGAATACCCACCAAGTCAGCGGCAAGATTGCAATATCAGCAGCCAGTAGCAGCTAATTCGGCACCGGACTCCTCACTTTTTGCGGATGCATTTGGCCAGCCGTGTTTGGGGAATCAGCGTATAGCTGGGAACAAGAGCTGCGAGTATGTCTATCAGCCGGTGCGTCATATCGAGGATCAATATCCCAGTAATCCCTCCAAGAGAGAGTTAAAATatcggcagcagcagcaacagcagcagcagcagtaccaacaacagcagcagcatccgTCTCATCAACAAATGCTACTACAGCCATCACTCGTTTATCTCGATACGGATGTAAAAAAGCGAAAACCTTTGAGGGCCGGCCGCGTCACCGAATATTTGGACAATGGTCCGGATCGGTATCGTGGCCGTAATTCTCCCACACCGGAGCAGACATGGGATGCTATACt CTCGGAGCGGGCAGTCCAGTATCCCACAACCAATCAGCACTATCAGCATtatttttcgtatttttaCAATCGTGGCGCTGAGAAGTTGCCGAAGCCGTCGTTCGCCGTTGTCAACAGCCGCAAACTGCCAATGAGTAAAATTCAAAAGTCGGATGCCAGTCGACGGGATTCGAGGGACTTTGGTGACACCATCACCATCTTTGGCCGATCGGAAGCTGCGGACGATCGCAACTGGCAGAAGTCGGAGAAGAATGTGCTGAAGGAGAAGCTGCCGAGCAATGATCTGAAACAGGGCTATATCGACAATGGATGGGGCGAGTCGGTTGTCGGTAATGGCAACTCGATGCGGCTGAAGGCTGGAGAGGATTTAAGGGATATTAACGATGCCTACGATGTCCCTGATCTAGTTGATAACCAATTCGAGCAAGTCCATCGTCGGTATTGCAAACTTTCCGAGAATGCCGCCCTCGACGCGGGCGACACCATcgtcaacaacaacaataatgaaTTGAAACTTGTCCGGAAAACGGTTGAGCAGCCAATGCCCCGCCTGCCTATGACACCGAAACGGGTCAAAGGTGGCACTGTATCCGCCAAGAAGCCACAGCCCACGGTGCACAGGGTACTACTCTACAGCACCCAAAGTCCCAGGATGGGGCGGAAGCAGCAGAACCAACGGAGTCTTAGCCAGAAATCGAGGTCAatgggcggcggcggcggcggagaCGAGGGCCAGACGGTGATTCTGCTGGAACCGGAAGCCAAGCCCGAGGACCGTCGCACTCCTATCGACTTTGACAACAACGAAGACTatgacgatgacgacgacCTCGACAATC TTTCGAATTTCGATGAAAGCGATACGGCAAGTATCTTGTCGGACACCGAAGACGGCTACCGTGCCTATGCCTACAAGCTAACCCACTCCGTGGATCGCTTTGCTTCGTCCCAAAGCACTCCGAGCTTCCTGTCTTCCCAGACCTCTGATGAAGATCTCAAGAACCCAGACTCCCTGCTGGTGCCCAGCCTGTTTCCCTACGTTCCCCCGTATCTCTCATTCTCGTCGAACACCAAAAAGGGCCCCAAGGTACCGCCAGAACTGCATCGAGTGCTCAAGTGGCGTGTCACGAACATAATGCCAAAGGTGGTTCGTCTTATTTTGGCGAACAGCGGGATGCGGATGTTAAAGA AAACCAACGACTGGATGGGTGTGTGGGGCAAGCATTTAAAGTCGCCGTGCTTCAAGACCATTCGGTCGTATCAGAAAATCAATCACTTGCCGGGCTCCTTTCGCATCGGCCGCAAGGACTCGTGTTGGAAGAACCTCCAAAGGCAGATGATCAAGCACAGCAACAAGGAGTTTGGATTTATGCCACGCACTTACATTATTCCCAATGATTTGGCGGCGTTGCGTCGTCACTGGCCGCGCTATGCCCAGCGGAATACGAAATGGATTATTAAGCCGCCGGCTAGTGCTCGAGGGGCTGGAATTAGGGTAATAAATCGATGGGGACAGATACCCAAGCGCAGGCCACTTATTGTCCAAAA GTACATTGAACGTCCTCTTCTGATAAATGGTAGTAAGTTCGACTTGCGCCTTTATGTGCTGGTAACATCCGTGAATCCACTTCGAGTGTTTATGTACCATAACGGACTGGCAAGATTTGCTTCAG TTAAGTATAGTGCCAAGTCGGACACCCTGAACGATCGCTGCATGCATTTAACCAACTACAGCATCAACAAATTCTCTTCCAACTACTCGAAGAACGAGGATGTGAATGCTTGCCACGGTCACAAGTGGACCATCAAGTCGCTGTGGACTTATTTGGCCAATCGAGGAGTACGCACCGACTGCCTTTGGGAAGCCCTACGTGCTCTAGTCCTCCGAACGATCCTTTCCGGCGAGAATGGAATTAATAGCATGATCAGAGCTAACGTTGAGTCCAAATACAGTTGCTTCGAGCTTTTTGGCTTCGATGTTATTCTGGATTCTGATTTAGTTCCTTGGCTATTGGAAGTGAACATATCCCCGAGCTTGCACTCTGAACTGCCATTAGATGCTCATGTGAAGGCGCCTTTGGTGCAGGGTGTTCTAAACACGGCATTGTATAAT GTTCCTCCCAAGCTGTCGATGGATAAGCAAAGGGAACTGGCTGCCGAATTTTCGTTTCCCCCTGGAACTCAAATGTGTTATGACAAACGGCTGTACATAAATTATCTATCCCGCGAGGAGAAAGTGAAGCACAACACCTTCACAAGGAAGACCATGGAAGATCGGAATGAG TATGTCGATGCCATCTTGTCGAATCTGACTCCTGATGATGTTCGCTGTCTCATTATCGCCGAGGATGAGCTGGCGCGTTGTGCTCCCCTGGAACGCATTTTCCCAACCGATCAAACGTACAAGTACCTTAAATATAACGATAGTCCGCGGTATTATAACCGTCTGTTGGATGCATGGGAGTCCCGGTATGCCAACAATCGTACGGAGGGCATTGCGCTGCTGCGAGACCTCtgccaaaataaatatcatCTTCAGGTGCCGTCACCGCCGGCCAAAAAG
- the LOC6498645 gene encoding tubulin polyglutamylase TTLL4 isoform X2 gives MRNNSGYNLASSNVNNNNNHNHNYNNSSSNTAAKNSARYCNVDNTFYYYNYNDYDCNLPGIPSTWSRQNQNQNLNHNQNQNLSHPSKRIPTKSAARLQYQQPVAANSAPDSSLFADAFGQPCLGNQRIAGNKSCEYVYQPVRHIEDQYPSNPSKRELKYRQQQQQQQQQYQQQQQHPSHQQMLLQPSLVYLDTDVKKRKPLRAGRVTEYLDNGPDRYRGRNSPTPEQTWDAILSERAVQYPTTNQHYQHYFSYFYNRGAEKLPKPSFAVVNSRKLPMSKIQKSDASRRDSRDFGDTITIFGRSEAADDRNWQKSEKNVLKEKLPSNDLKQGYIDNGWGESVVGNGNSMRLKAGEDLRDINDAYDVPDLVDNQFEQVHRRYCKLSENAALDAGDTIVNNNNNELKLVRKTVEQPMPRLPMTPKRVKGGTVSAKKPQPTVHRVLLYSTQSPRMGRKQQNQRSLSQKSRSMGGGGGGDEGQTVILLEPEAKPEDRRTPIDFDNNEDYDDDDDLDNLSNFDESDTASILSDTEDGYRAYAYKLTHSVDRFASSQSTPSFLSSQTSDEDLKNPDSLLVPSLFPYVPPYLSFSSNTKKGPKVPPELHRVLKWRVTNIMPKVVRLILANSGMRMLKKTNDWMGVWGKHLKSPCFKTIRSYQKINHLPGSFRIGRKDSCWKNLQRQMIKHSNKEFGFMPRTYIIPNDLAALRRHWPRYAQRNTKWIIKPPASARGAGIRVINRWGQIPKRRPLIVQKYIERPLLINGSKFDLRLYVLVTSVNPLRVFMYHNGLARFASVKYSAKSDTLNDRCMHLTNYSINKFSSNYSKNEDVNACHGHKWTIKSLWTYLANRGVRTDCLWEALRALVLRTILSGENGINSMIRANVESKYSCFELFGFDVILDSDLVPWLLEVNISPSLHSELPLDAHVKAPLVQGVLNTALYNVPPKLSMDKQRELAAEFSFPPGTQMCYDKRLYINYLSREEKVKHNTFTRKTMEDRNEYVDAILSNLTPDDVRCLIIAEDELARCAPLERIFPTDQTYKYLKYNDSPRYYNRLLDAWESRYANNRTEGIALLRDLCQNKYHLQVPSPPAKKVRSLFINGANAFHKTHLN, from the exons ATGCGTAACAACAGTGGCTACAACCTAGCCAGCAGTAAtgtgaacaacaacaacaaccataaCCACAATTataacaacagcagcagcaacaccgcCGCCAAAAATAGTGCCCGCTACTGCAATGTGGACAAtacgttttattattataattataatgatTATGACTGCAACTTGCCAGGCATCCCATCCACGTGGAGTCGCCAAAATCAAAATCAGAATTTAAATCACAACCAGAATCAAAATCTCAGCCATCCGTCGAAGCGAATACCCACCAAGTCAGCGGCAAGATTGCAATATCAGCAGCCAGTAGCAGCTAATTCGGCACCGGACTCCTCACTTTTTGCGGATGCATTTGGCCAGCCGTGTTTGGGGAATCAGCGTATAGCTGGGAACAAGAGCTGCGAGTATGTCTATCAGCCGGTGCGTCATATCGAGGATCAATATCCCAGTAATCCCTCCAAGAGAGAGTTAAAATatcggcagcagcagcaacagcagcagcagcagtaccaacaacagcagcagcatccgTCTCATCAACAAATGCTACTACAGCCATCACTCGTTTATCTCGATACGGATGTAAAAAAGCGAAAACCTTTGAGGGCCGGCCGCGTCACCGAATATTTGGACAATGGTCCGGATCGGTATCGTGGCCGTAATTCTCCCACACCGGAGCAGACATGGGATGCTATACt CTCGGAGCGGGCAGTCCAGTATCCCACAACCAATCAGCACTATCAGCATtatttttcgtatttttaCAATCGTGGCGCTGAGAAGTTGCCGAAGCCGTCGTTCGCCGTTGTCAACAGCCGCAAACTGCCAATGAGTAAAATTCAAAAGTCGGATGCCAGTCGACGGGATTCGAGGGACTTTGGTGACACCATCACCATCTTTGGCCGATCGGAAGCTGCGGACGATCGCAACTGGCAGAAGTCGGAGAAGAATGTGCTGAAGGAGAAGCTGCCGAGCAATGATCTGAAACAGGGCTATATCGACAATGGATGGGGCGAGTCGGTTGTCGGTAATGGCAACTCGATGCGGCTGAAGGCTGGAGAGGATTTAAGGGATATTAACGATGCCTACGATGTCCCTGATCTAGTTGATAACCAATTCGAGCAAGTCCATCGTCGGTATTGCAAACTTTCCGAGAATGCCGCCCTCGACGCGGGCGACACCATcgtcaacaacaacaataatgaaTTGAAACTTGTCCGGAAAACGGTTGAGCAGCCAATGCCCCGCCTGCCTATGACACCGAAACGGGTCAAAGGTGGCACTGTATCCGCCAAGAAGCCACAGCCCACGGTGCACAGGGTACTACTCTACAGCACCCAAAGTCCCAGGATGGGGCGGAAGCAGCAGAACCAACGGAGTCTTAGCCAGAAATCGAGGTCAatgggcggcggcggcggcggagaCGAGGGCCAGACGGTGATTCTGCTGGAACCGGAAGCCAAGCCCGAGGACCGTCGCACTCCTATCGACTTTGACAACAACGAAGACTatgacgatgacgacgacCTCGACAATC TTTCGAATTTCGATGAAAGCGATACGGCAAGTATCTTGTCGGACACCGAAGACGGCTACCGTGCCTATGCCTACAAGCTAACCCACTCCGTGGATCGCTTTGCTTCGTCCCAAAGCACTCCGAGCTTCCTGTCTTCCCAGACCTCTGATGAAGATCTCAAGAACCCAGACTCCCTGCTGGTGCCCAGCCTGTTTCCCTACGTTCCCCCGTATCTCTCATTCTCGTCGAACACCAAAAAGGGCCCCAAGGTACCGCCAGAACTGCATCGAGTGCTCAAGTGGCGTGTCACGAACATAATGCCAAAGGTGGTTCGTCTTATTTTGGCGAACAGCGGGATGCGGATGTTAAAGA AAACCAACGACTGGATGGGTGTGTGGGGCAAGCATTTAAAGTCGCCGTGCTTCAAGACCATTCGGTCGTATCAGAAAATCAATCACTTGCCGGGCTCCTTTCGCATCGGCCGCAAGGACTCGTGTTGGAAGAACCTCCAAAGGCAGATGATCAAGCACAGCAACAAGGAGTTTGGATTTATGCCACGCACTTACATTATTCCCAATGATTTGGCGGCGTTGCGTCGTCACTGGCCGCGCTATGCCCAGCGGAATACGAAATGGATTATTAAGCCGCCGGCTAGTGCTCGAGGGGCTGGAATTAGGGTAATAAATCGATGGGGACAGATACCCAAGCGCAGGCCACTTATTGTCCAAAA GTACATTGAACGTCCTCTTCTGATAAATGGTAGTAAGTTCGACTTGCGCCTTTATGTGCTGGTAACATCCGTGAATCCACTTCGAGTGTTTATGTACCATAACGGACTGGCAAGATTTGCTTCAG TTAAGTATAGTGCCAAGTCGGACACCCTGAACGATCGCTGCATGCATTTAACCAACTACAGCATCAACAAATTCTCTTCCAACTACTCGAAGAACGAGGATGTGAATGCTTGCCACGGTCACAAGTGGACCATCAAGTCGCTGTGGACTTATTTGGCCAATCGAGGAGTACGCACCGACTGCCTTTGGGAAGCCCTACGTGCTCTAGTCCTCCGAACGATCCTTTCCGGCGAGAATGGAATTAATAGCATGATCAGAGCTAACGTTGAGTCCAAATACAGTTGCTTCGAGCTTTTTGGCTTCGATGTTATTCTGGATTCTGATTTAGTTCCTTGGCTATTGGAAGTGAACATATCCCCGAGCTTGCACTCTGAACTGCCATTAGATGCTCATGTGAAGGCGCCTTTGGTGCAGGGTGTTCTAAACACGGCATTGTATAAT GTTCCTCCCAAGCTGTCGATGGATAAGCAAAGGGAACTGGCTGCCGAATTTTCGTTTCCCCCTGGAACTCAAATGTGTTATGACAAACGGCTGTACATAAATTATCTATCCCGCGAGGAGAAAGTGAAGCACAACACCTTCACAAGGAAGACCATGGAAGATCGGAATGAG TATGTCGATGCCATCTTGTCGAATCTGACTCCTGATGATGTTCGCTGTCTCATTATCGCCGAGGATGAGCTGGCGCGTTGTGCTCCCCTGGAACGCATTTTCCCAACCGATCAAACGTACAAGTACCTTAAATATAACGATAGTCCGCGGTATTATAACCGTCTGTTGGATGCATGGGAGTCCCGGTATGCCAACAATCGTACGGAGGGCATTGCGCTGCTGCGAGACCTCtgccaaaataaatatcatCTTCAGGTGCCGTCACCGCCGGCCAAAAAGGTGAGATCTCTATTCATCAATGGTGCAAACGCTTTTCACAAGACTCATTTGAATTAA